In Candidatus Hydrogenedentota bacterium, the following are encoded in one genomic region:
- a CDS encoding Hsp70 family protein, with amino-acid sequence MESLHCGVDFGTTNTSAALYDGAGVRVLPLDPANDLPHSLPSLLYITRDQEPIIGRTAANTFIERNVDREVILRLVDLGVDIEAYVASEPDKSESYRPMDRDHEMREAVRAHALQEVNSPGRLFQSLKTLMRHREFTTTEVFGSLYQIEELVSLLLKPVKAAVDAAAGRDVARAVFGRPVRFSLNADEDRLAEERLRTAAHIAGFREVVFFYEPVGACVEYAVAVPEERRLMVVDIGGGTCDVCVMHFAAGGDTASRLAGSRILGVGGVPVAGDAIDREIIRGKMFPRFGKNARYGPSRLPMPQYLYNHLLDWQNLYKLNTEEIIHWLIAAEADCDQPRALRALRHLIQYNLGYPVAREVEAAKKRLSSEEETSISLHHGDIQIEERLERQEFAHIIEEQLEAMTESLEAAESDAGLRPQDLDLVLTTGGTSLIPAVRALLERRYGPDRLHRRDTFTSVASGLAIVSRYL; translated from the coding sequence TTGGAATCACTGCACTGCGGCGTGGACTTTGGCACGACCAACACCAGCGCGGCCCTGTACGACGGGGCCGGGGTTCGGGTGCTGCCGCTGGACCCGGCCAACGACCTGCCGCACTCCCTGCCGTCGCTGCTGTACATCACGCGGGACCAGGAGCCGATCATCGGGCGGACCGCGGCCAACACCTTCATCGAGCGCAACGTGGACCGCGAGGTGATTCTCCGGCTCGTGGACCTCGGGGTGGACATCGAGGCCTATGTCGCCTCCGAGCCGGACAAGAGCGAGTCGTACCGCCCCATGGACCGCGACCATGAGATGCGCGAGGCGGTGCGCGCCCACGCGCTCCAGGAGGTCAACTCCCCCGGCCGCCTCTTTCAGTCGCTCAAGACCCTCATGCGCCACCGCGAATTCACGACCACCGAGGTTTTCGGCAGCCTGTACCAGATCGAGGAACTGGTCTCCCTGCTGCTCAAGCCGGTGAAGGCCGCCGTGGACGCGGCCGCCGGCCGCGACGTGGCCCGGGCCGTCTTCGGCCGGCCGGTCCGTTTCTCCCTGAACGCCGACGAGGACCGCCTGGCAGAGGAGCGTCTGCGGACGGCGGCGCACATCGCCGGGTTCCGCGAGGTGGTCTTCTTCTACGAGCCCGTGGGCGCCTGCGTCGAGTACGCCGTGGCCGTCCCCGAGGAGCGGCGGCTCATGGTGGTGGACATCGGCGGCGGCACCTGCGACGTCTGCGTCATGCACTTTGCCGCCGGGGGCGACACGGCGTCGCGCCTGGCGGGCAGCCGCATCCTGGGCGTCGGCGGGGTGCCGGTGGCGGGCGACGCCATAGACCGCGAGATCATCCGCGGCAAGATGTTTCCGCGTTTCGGAAAGAACGCCCGCTACGGCCCGTCCCGCCTGCCCATGCCGCAGTACCTGTACAACCACCTCCTCGACTGGCAGAACCTCTACAAGCTCAACACCGAGGAGATCATCCACTGGCTGATCGCGGCGGAGGCTGACTGCGACCAGCCGCGGGCCCTGCGCGCCCTGCGCCACCTCATCCAGTACAACCTCGGATATCCGGTGGCGCGCGAGGTGGAGGCGGCGAAAAAGCGCCTCTCGTCCGAGGAGGAGACGAGCATCTCCCTGCACCACGGCGACATCCAGATCGAGGAGCGCCTGGAGCGGCAGGAGTTCGCCCACATCATCGAGGAGCAGCTCGAGGCCATGACCGAGAGCCTGGAGGCCGCCGAGAGCGACGCCGGCCTGCGCCCGCAGGACCTGGACCTCGTCCTCACGACGGGCGGCACCAGCCTCATCCCGGCGGTGCGCGCCCTGCTGGAGCGGCGCTACGGCCCGGACCGGCTCCACCGCCGCGACACCTTCACCAGCGTCGCCTCGGGGCTCGCCATCGTCTCGCGCTACCTGTGA
- the murB gene encoding UDP-N-acetylmuramate dehydrogenase: MSDGTPDTAPFPFARADYPLAPATRYNIGGPARVALLPETEEDAAAAHAWMLRQPGPHLVLGGGSNVLVADAGFPGIVLLTTRLACLEDLGDDRWRAGAGLALSTLVRDVLLARNYAGVGALTGIPGSVGGAIFMNAGTVNGSACQFLETADLLGAGGRRTVVLTPDLYDYRSQRFCGPDDVILGGVFRFSPAAEDQRPVFEHYMERRREKQPRGFCCGSVFKNPPGDHAGRLIEACGLKGERRGGAVISPLHANFIMNEDGATFADVMALIRLVKERVRERFGVTLEEEVRVVAPE; the protein is encoded by the coding sequence ATGAGCGACGGAACCCCGGACACGGCCCCCTTCCCCTTTGCGCGCGCGGACTATCCGCTGGCGCCCGCCACGCGCTACAACATCGGCGGCCCCGCGCGGGTCGCCCTGCTCCCCGAAACCGAGGAGGACGCCGCGGCGGCCCATGCGTGGATGTTGCGCCAGCCCGGCCCGCATCTCGTGCTGGGCGGCGGGTCCAATGTGCTTGTCGCCGATGCCGGGTTCCCCGGCATCGTGCTGCTGACCACCCGCCTGGCCTGTCTGGAGGACCTGGGGGACGACCGCTGGCGCGCCGGGGCGGGGCTGGCACTCTCCACGCTCGTGCGCGATGTCCTGCTCGCCCGCAACTATGCGGGCGTGGGCGCGCTCACGGGAATCCCCGGATCCGTCGGCGGGGCGATCTTCATGAACGCCGGGACGGTCAACGGGTCGGCCTGCCAGTTTCTGGAGACGGCGGACCTGCTCGGCGCCGGCGGGCGGCGGACCGTTGTCCTGACACCCGACCTCTACGACTACCGCAGCCAGCGGTTCTGCGGCCCCGACGACGTCATCCTCGGCGGGGTGTTCCGCTTTTCCCCGGCGGCGGAGGACCAGCGCCCGGTCTTCGAGCATTACATGGAGCGCCGCCGGGAGAAACAGCCCCGGGGCTTCTGCTGCGGCAGCGTGTTCAAGAACCCGCCCGGCGACCATGCGGGGCGTCTCATCGAGGCCTGCGGCCTCAAGGGCGAGCGGCGCGGCGGCGCGGTCATCAGCCCCCTGCACGCCAACTTCATCATGAACGAGGACGGGGCCACTTTCGCGGACGTCATGGCGCTCATCCGGCTTGTGAAGGAGCGGGTGCGCGAACGGTTTGGCGTGACCCTGGAGGAGGAGGTGCGCGTGGTCGCGCCCGAGTAG
- the tilS gene encoding tRNA lysidine(34) synthetase TilS, whose amino-acid sequence MSFLPDTFLQRLDAALDAAGIPRGADPVLAAVSGGADSVALLHGLVRLGRGVAVAHFDHQTRNGASAEDARFVAETCDGMGVRCLAETAPVADLARAHGRSFEEEARLLRYAFFRRCAGERGIAVCVTGHHADDQAETVLLRILRGTGPRGLAGIARSRNEGGLRVVRPLLGFRREELRGWLEREGLPWREDATNARPVAERNRVRNSLLPELAREHNPEIVRALARLAETASMENAHWEGEIARVLAAAARPGGEPPLRAFALEVLRGLSPALRRRLWAALVEGEGRRASHDAVTGLDRLVMEGRPGAKFTVDDALAAHLGAGCLHLYRPSAAPEEVVLPVPGEAVFNERRFSARRLPREAVDLQGGPKSLCGPRRQVLDGAVVPETLLLRGRLPGDRFRPLGMRGDVKLQDYFVNRRVPEPVRDAVPLVTAAGMILWVVGHASAARAAITGTTREMVEITVHDAD is encoded by the coding sequence ATGTCTTTTCTGCCGGACACCTTTCTGCAACGGTTGGACGCCGCCCTGGACGCCGCCGGGATTCCGCGCGGCGCGGACCCGGTGCTGGCGGCGGTGTCCGGCGGCGCGGACTCGGTGGCCCTGCTGCATGGACTGGTCCGGCTGGGGCGCGGGGTTGCCGTGGCGCATTTCGACCACCAGACCCGCAACGGCGCGAGCGCGGAGGACGCCCGCTTCGTCGCGGAGACCTGCGACGGGATGGGGGTGCGGTGTCTTGCGGAGACGGCCCCCGTGGCGGACCTCGCGCGGGCGCACGGCCGCTCCTTCGAGGAGGAGGCCCGCCTGCTGCGCTATGCGTTTTTCCGCCGGTGCGCGGGGGAGCGGGGCATCGCCGTCTGTGTCACCGGGCACCACGCGGACGACCAGGCGGAGACGGTGCTGCTGCGCATCCTCCGCGGCACGGGGCCCCGCGGGCTGGCGGGCATCGCCCGGTCGCGCAACGAGGGGGGCCTGCGCGTGGTCCGTCCCCTGCTCGGATTTCGGCGGGAGGAACTGCGCGGCTGGCTGGAACGGGAGGGGCTTCCCTGGCGGGAGGACGCGACCAACGCGCGCCCCGTCGCCGAGCGCAACCGTGTCCGGAACAGCCTGCTTCCGGAACTCGCCCGGGAACACAATCCGGAGATTGTCCGCGCGCTGGCGCGTCTGGCCGAGACCGCCTCGATGGAGAACGCCCACTGGGAGGGGGAGATTGCCCGGGTGCTCGCCGCAGCCGCGCGGCCCGGCGGGGAGCCGCCGCTTCGCGCGTTTGCCCTGGAGGTGCTGCGGGGGTTGTCCCCCGCCCTGCGGCGGCGGCTGTGGGCGGCCCTGGTGGAGGGGGAGGGCCGCCGTGCCTCCCATGACGCGGTGACCGGCCTGGACCGGCTGGTGATGGAAGGCCGTCCGGGCGCGAAATTCACCGTGGACGATGCCCTGGCCGCCCACCTCGGCGCGGGCTGCCTGCACCTTTACCGTCCTTCCGCCGCGCCGGAGGAGGTGGTCCTTCCCGTGCCCGGGGAGGCGGTGTTCAACGAACGGCGGTTTTCCGCGCGTCGGCTGCCGAGGGAGGCGGTGGACCTGCAGGGCGGCCCAAAAAGTCTGTGCGGTCCCCGCCGCCAGGTGCTCGACGGGGCGGTGGTGCCGGAGACCCTGCTCCTTCGGGGACGCCTTCCGGGCGACCGGTTTCGTCCGCTGGGCATGCGCGGCGACGTGAAACTGCAGGACTACTTCGTGAACCGCCGCGTGCCGGAGCCGGTGCGGGACGCGGTGCCGCTGGTGACCGCGGCCGGCATGATCCTGTGGGTCGTGGGGCATGCCTCCGCCGCGCGTGCCGCAATCACCGGGACCACCCGGGAGATGGTGGAGATCACGGTGCATGATGCGGATTGA
- a CDS encoding penicillin acylase family protein: MRKHAMRLTGALLVVALCGILGCSPAAPPAPPAVKAPAPAPAAPAAPPAQEAAPAAAPAAQPAPGATLYRDTWGVPHIYADTLADAAFAAGYAQAEDRLQDLYINVRMATGRLAEVAGRDVLPIDMRMRLVANAERCEAYWATAPEEVRSLGDRFMDGVKAFLAGHPDRQSPAAVELHGWQCLAVARTMIFNWPLDQIQEELEKKGDAPPFSSNSYAVAPTRSADGTAILMTDPHLTWEGMAVFTEGRLHAAGLDMAGYWLVGTPLPVLGHSGHVAWACTTGGPDTSDVYMVKLNPENPLQYQYEGEWKDFGVRKATINVLGGDPVEMTFLDSLYGPVWEEPDPAKGVAYCGASRYIESMGLLEQSLAMVRATSCAEFREALGMFEFMEQNISFADTAGHIAYLRNGSVPVRPEGVNCAVPIPGGVEATRWRGFHGLDDLVQVLDPPQGYFQNCNCSPAVMMRDSPMTADKYRDYIYNVSWDKQSPRGARLLQLLDADDSVTREEAMAYTLDVYDLMAKPWQKALKEAAEAATATPDPEVARAVLGILAWDGEFTKDSAAAPLVKFWRLKCESRVDIAAIADGAPLGAEDQAKLLAGLRETLDEMKAKYGTLDVKWGDINLIGRGGKLYACDGADFGGGPGGKNRTQTPMVVGVSEDPKDSGKYVARKGSSTLMISFLGERGVESYSLVAWGQSADPASPHHVDQAEKLYSQRKFKPTWFRKEDLMQNVASEKTLLP, encoded by the coding sequence ATGAGAAAACACGCGATGAGGCTGACCGGCGCGCTGCTGGTGGTGGCGCTGTGCGGAATCCTGGGGTGCTCGCCCGCCGCGCCGCCCGCGCCCCCGGCGGTGAAGGCCCCCGCCCCCGCCCCGGCGGCCCCCGCCGCCCCTCCGGCGCAGGAGGCGGCCCCCGCCGCGGCGCCGGCCGCACAACCCGCGCCGGGCGCGACGCTCTACCGCGACACCTGGGGGGTGCCGCACATCTACGCGGACACGCTGGCGGACGCGGCCTTTGCGGCGGGCTATGCCCAGGCGGAGGACCGCCTGCAGGACCTCTACATCAACGTGCGCATGGCCACGGGCCGACTGGCGGAGGTGGCGGGCAGGGACGTGCTGCCGATTGACATGCGGATGCGCCTGGTCGCCAACGCCGAGCGCTGCGAGGCGTACTGGGCGACCGCGCCCGAGGAGGTTCGCTCGCTGGGCGACCGGTTCATGGACGGCGTGAAGGCCTTCCTCGCCGGGCATCCGGACCGGCAGTCCCCCGCCGCCGTGGAGCTGCACGGCTGGCAGTGCCTGGCCGTCGCGCGCACCATGATCTTCAACTGGCCCCTCGACCAGATCCAGGAGGAGCTGGAGAAAAAGGGCGACGCGCCGCCGTTCAGCTCCAACTCCTACGCCGTGGCCCCGACCCGGTCGGCGGACGGCACGGCGATCCTCATGACGGACCCGCACCTCACCTGGGAGGGCATGGCGGTGTTCACCGAGGGCCGCCTGCACGCCGCCGGGCTGGACATGGCCGGCTACTGGCTCGTGGGCACGCCGCTGCCCGTGCTCGGGCACTCCGGCCATGTGGCCTGGGCCTGCACCACCGGCGGGCCGGACACGTCGGACGTGTACATGGTGAAGCTCAATCCGGAGAACCCGCTGCAGTACCAGTACGAGGGGGAGTGGAAGGACTTCGGCGTCCGCAAGGCGACCATCAACGTGCTCGGCGGCGATCCGGTGGAGATGACCTTCCTCGACTCGCTCTACGGCCCCGTGTGGGAGGAGCCCGACCCCGCCAAGGGGGTTGCCTACTGCGGCGCAAGCCGCTACATCGAGTCCATGGGGCTTCTGGAGCAGTCCCTCGCCATGGTGCGCGCCACGTCCTGCGCGGAGTTCCGCGAGGCCCTGGGCATGTTCGAGTTCATGGAGCAGAACATCTCCTTCGCCGACACGGCGGGCCACATCGCCTACCTGCGCAACGGCTCGGTCCCCGTGCGGCCCGAGGGCGTGAACTGCGCGGTGCCGATCCCCGGCGGCGTCGAGGCGACCCGCTGGCGGGGATTCCACGGGCTGGACGACCTGGTGCAGGTGCTGGACCCGCCGCAGGGCTACTTCCAGAACTGCAACTGCAGCCCGGCGGTCATGATGCGCGACTCGCCCATGACGGCGGACAAGTACCGGGACTACATCTACAACGTGTCCTGGGACAAGCAGTCCCCGCGCGGCGCGCGGTTGCTGCAGCTGCTGGACGCGGACGACTCCGTCACCCGCGAGGAGGCCATGGCCTACACGCTGGACGTGTACGACCTGATGGCCAAGCCCTGGCAGAAGGCGCTCAAGGAGGCCGCCGAAGCGGCGACGGCCACCCCTGATCCGGAGGTGGCCAGGGCCGTCCTGGGCATCCTGGCGTGGGACGGGGAGTTCACCAAGGACAGCGCCGCCGCGCCGCTGGTAAAGTTTTGGCGGTTGAAGTGTGAGAGCCGGGTGGACATTGCCGCCATCGCCGATGGCGCGCCGCTGGGCGCGGAGGACCAGGCGAAACTGCTCGCCGGGCTCCGGGAGACGCTGGACGAGATGAAGGCGAAATACGGCACGCTGGACGTGAAATGGGGCGACATCAATCTCATTGGCCGCGGTGGAAAACTGTACGCCTGCGACGGGGCGGATTTCGGCGGCGGCCCCGGCGGCAAGAACCGCACCCAGACGCCGATGGTCGTCGGGGTGTCGGAGGATCCGAAGGATTCCGGAAAGTACGTGGCGCGGAAGGGGTCCAGCACGCTGATGATCTCCTTCCTCGGCGAGCGCGGGGTGGAGTCGTACAGCCTGGTCGCCTGGGGCCAGAGCGCCGACCCGGCCTCGCCCCACCATGTGGACCAGGCGGAGAAGCTGTACTCCCAGCGGAAGTTCAAGCCCACCTGGTTCCGGAAGGAGGATCTGATGCAGAACGTGGCGTCGGAGAAGACGCTCCTTCCGTGA
- a CDS encoding histidinol-phosphatase, with the protein MPGVCGKEVWRVSLHGGHSSGYCDHAADPLANMLDAAVSGGMAVFGVTEHCPRVEPERLYDEERALGWTVETLDRFFGEYAAELDRLIPEYAGRLEVLKGFEAEMVPEDRYVALTREWRERLGFDYIVGSVHYVAGHIIDYTPGRFARAVEASGGPEGVCVAYFQNVATMVLALRPEVVGHFDLIRRCFPDETVVSAPAVRRAAREALAAVREAETILDVNTGGYRKGLGRPYPAPWMVEEARDMGIPMCFGDDSHGVAQVGAGIDEARGYLLAHGVREITRLRRGRAGLNRETVPLE; encoded by the coding sequence ATGCCCGGGGTTTGCGGCAAAGAAGTCTGGCGCGTCTCCCTGCACGGGGGGCACAGCAGCGGTTATTGCGACCATGCGGCCGACCCGCTGGCAAACATGTTGGACGCCGCCGTGTCGGGAGGCATGGCGGTGTTTGGGGTCACAGAGCACTGTCCGCGCGTGGAGCCGGAGCGGCTCTATGACGAGGAGCGCGCGCTGGGGTGGACGGTGGAGACCCTTGACCGGTTTTTCGGGGAGTATGCGGCGGAACTCGACCGTCTCATTCCGGAATATGCCGGACGCCTGGAGGTGCTCAAGGGCTTCGAGGCGGAGATGGTGCCCGAGGACCGGTATGTCGCCCTGACGCGGGAATGGCGGGAACGTCTGGGGTTTGACTACATCGTCGGTTCGGTCCACTATGTTGCCGGACACATCATTGACTACACCCCCGGCCGGTTTGCCCGGGCGGTGGAGGCGTCTGGCGGCCCCGAGGGGGTCTGCGTGGCCTATTTCCAGAACGTTGCCACGATGGTCCTGGCGCTCCGGCCCGAGGTGGTCGGGCACTTCGACCTGATCCGCCGCTGTTTTCCGGATGAAACCGTTGTCTCCGCTCCGGCGGTCCGCAGGGCCGCGCGGGAGGCGTTGGCGGCGGTCCGCGAGGCGGAAACAATCCTGGACGTGAACACCGGCGGCTACCGGAAGGGGCTGGGGCGCCCCTACCCGGCGCCGTGGATGGTGGAGGAGGCGCGGGACATGGGGATTCCCATGTGTTTCGGCGACGACAGCCACGGCGTCGCGCAGGTGGGCGCGGGCATTGACGAGGCGCGCGGGTACCTGCTGGCGCACGGCGTGCGCGAGATTACCCGCCTGCGGCGCGGGCGCGCCGGGCTGAACCGGGAGACGGTGCCGCTGGAGTAG
- a CDS encoding type IV pilus twitching motility protein PilT: protein MDIQELFDLVASKGASDLLISAGAPPILRINGELFRTRTDPLSQEQTKALVYSLLTDGQVASFERRRELDFSLAVGKKHRFRVNVYLQKGAVTAALRPIPETIPSLDDLGIPPTVSELATARQGLVLVTGPTGSGKTTTQAALIDLINARRACHIITVEDPIEYVHQHRRSIVDQREVGEDTDSFATALKYALRQNPDVILVGEMRDLETIQAALTAAETGHLVFATLHTNDAIQTMDRIVDVFPAEQQQQIRFQLSMTLLAILSQRLVPRADGKGRVLACEVLRNNHAIANLIREQKSHQVYSVVETGAKEGMVTMDRAVKQLYADGVITYEDAVTLMRNPKELQQVKGS, encoded by the coding sequence ATGGACATCCAAGAGCTTTTCGACCTGGTCGCGTCCAAGGGCGCGTCCGACCTTCTCATCAGCGCCGGGGCGCCGCCCATTCTCCGGATCAACGGGGAGCTGTTCCGCACGCGCACCGACCCGCTGTCGCAGGAGCAGACCAAGGCCCTCGTGTACAGTCTTCTCACGGACGGGCAGGTGGCGTCCTTCGAGCGGCGGCGCGAGCTGGACTTCTCGCTGGCCGTCGGCAAGAAGCACCGGTTCCGCGTGAACGTCTACCTGCAGAAGGGCGCCGTGACCGCCGCGCTCCGGCCGATCCCGGAGACCATCCCCTCCCTCGACGACCTGGGCATCCCGCCCACCGTGTCCGAGCTGGCCACCGCGCGGCAGGGCCTTGTGCTGGTGACCGGCCCCACGGGCAGCGGCAAGACCACCACCCAGGCCGCGTTGATTGACCTCATCAACGCCCGGCGCGCCTGCCACATCATCACGGTGGAGGACCCCATCGAGTACGTGCACCAGCACCGGCGCAGCATCGTGGACCAGCGCGAGGTGGGCGAGGACACGGACAGCTTCGCCACCGCCCTCAAGTACGCCCTGCGCCAGAACCCCGACGTCATCCTCGTCGGCGAGATGCGCGACCTCGAGACCATCCAGGCGGCACTGACCGCCGCCGAGACCGGGCACCTCGTCTTCGCCACCCTGCACACCAACGACGCCATCCAGACCATGGACCGCATCGTGGACGTGTTCCCGGCCGAGCAGCAGCAGCAGATCCGCTTCCAGCTCTCCATGACCCTGCTGGCCATCCTGTCCCAGCGGCTCGTTCCCCGCGCCGACGGCAAGGGCCGCGTGCTCGCCTGCGAGGTGCTGCGCAACAACCACGCCATCGCCAACCTCATCCGCGAGCAGAAGAGCCACCAGGTCTACAGCGTCGTCGAGACCGGGGCCAAAGAGGGCATGGTCACCATGGACCGCGCCGTCAAGCAGCTCTACGCCGACGGCGTCATCACCTACGAAGACGCCGTGACCCTCATGCGTAACCCCAAAGAACTCCAGCAGGTCAAGGGAAGCTGA
- a CDS encoding GMC family oxidoreductase gives MSARRHACKVVVVGTGAGGAVAGAVLADAGIDTLLVEQGRRWEAGDHDDVIGAFSRMYLNGGITLTLGNPPIPLPLGCAVGGTTVINSSTCFRPSEEKIAAWGGPSPAELAPCFAEVERRLNVHPEEEAVLGGNTRVMRRGCAALGVEIKPLSHNIKDCKGRGRCQYGCREGAKQSTDVTFVPDALAAGARLLTRHRVLNVLTRNGRAVGVSGVSPEGAFEIAADAVVLALGALSTPAFLLRQGLGNASGRVGRGLTIHPAARVVAEFDEDVDGFNGLSQAGYIDQWADRGVLLEGVFMPPGLLTASLPGTGQEYKDLAAAYRRLASFGIMVADTTTGRVLRGRLGNPFTAFYQLNRADAESMRFGMARLAEIYLAAGAKRVFTNVQPMPFLRNRDELRRFETMPIRPSHLEMMAFHPLGTCAMGASPESSVVNYDLEAHDVGGLHVMDGSVVPASPGVNPQITIMGLAMRAAKNLAQTLL, from the coding sequence ATGAGCGCAAGACGCCATGCATGCAAGGTGGTCGTGGTGGGCACGGGCGCGGGCGGCGCCGTGGCCGGGGCCGTGCTCGCGGACGCGGGGATTGACACCCTCCTGGTCGAGCAGGGGCGGCGCTGGGAAGCGGGGGACCATGACGACGTCATCGGCGCGTTCAGCCGCATGTACCTGAACGGCGGCATCACGCTGACTTTGGGCAATCCGCCCATTCCCCTTCCCCTGGGCTGCGCGGTGGGCGGCACCACCGTCATCAATTCCTCCACCTGCTTCCGTCCGTCCGAGGAGAAAATCGCGGCGTGGGGGGGGCCTTCACCGGCGGAACTGGCGCCGTGCTTCGCGGAAGTCGAACGGCGCCTGAACGTGCATCCCGAGGAGGAGGCCGTGCTCGGCGGAAACACGCGCGTGATGCGCCGCGGCTGCGCCGCCCTGGGCGTCGAAATCAAGCCGCTGTCCCACAACATCAAAGACTGCAAAGGGCGCGGGCGCTGCCAGTACGGGTGCCGCGAGGGCGCAAAACAGAGCACGGACGTCACCTTTGTTCCGGACGCCCTCGCCGCCGGGGCCCGGCTGCTCACCCGCCACCGCGTGCTGAACGTCCTGACCCGGAACGGGCGCGCCGTCGGCGTGTCGGGGGTGTCCCCCGAAGGCGCCTTTGAAATCGCCGCCGATGCGGTGGTGCTGGCCCTGGGCGCCCTCTCCACCCCCGCCTTCCTGCTTCGCCAGGGTCTCGGAAACGCCTCGGGCCGCGTGGGCCGGGGGCTCACCATCCACCCCGCCGCGCGCGTTGTCGCCGAGTTTGACGAGGACGTGGACGGGTTCAACGGCCTTTCCCAGGCGGGGTACATTGACCAATGGGCGGACCGGGGCGTCCTGCTGGAGGGCGTCTTCATGCCGCCGGGCCTGCTCACGGCCTCCCTGCCCGGAACGGGCCAGGAGTACAAGGACCTCGCCGCCGCCTATCGCCGCCTCGCCTCCTTCGGGATCATGGTCGCGGACACAACGACGGGCCGCGTCCTGCGGGGACGCCTGGGAAACCCCTTCACCGCCTTCTACCAGCTCAACCGGGCCGACGCGGAGTCCATGCGCTTTGGCATGGCCCGCCTAGCCGAGATATACCTCGCCGCGGGCGCGAAGAGGGTGTTCACCAATGTGCAGCCCATGCCCTTCCTGCGGAACCGCGACGAGCTCCGGCGCTTTGAAACCATGCCGATCCGGCCCTCGCACCTGGAGATGATGGCCTTCCACCCGCTGGGCACCTGCGCCATGGGCGCCAGCCCGGAGTCCTCGGTGGTGAACTACGACCTGGAGGCCCATGACGTGGGGGGCCTGCATGTCATGGACGGGTCCGTGGTGCCCGCGTCGCCGGGTGTCAACCCCCAGATCACCATCATGGGCCTCGCCATGCGCGCCGCAAAAAACCTTGCCCAAACCCTCCTCTGA
- the hpt gene encoding hypoxanthine phosphoribosyltransferase, which translates to MMRIDPEPLLTAEQIAARVRELAAEIRRDLAGTRPLVLGVLKGAAFFTADLARALDMDAEVDFIRARSYAGTASTGAVAVSETEGLSPSGRTILLVEDIVDTGATLSVLRSRLAAAGAETVRVCALLDKPSRRTTPVTLDYAGFVVEDHFVVGYGLDYGERFRTLPALHVLKGRDGAECPRPGRGKPPEEKT; encoded by the coding sequence ATGATGCGGATTGACCCGGAGCCCCTGCTGACCGCCGAACAGATCGCGGCGCGTGTCCGCGAGCTGGCCGCCGAGATTCGCCGCGACCTGGCGGGCACGCGCCCCCTCGTGCTGGGCGTGTTGAAGGGGGCCGCCTTTTTCACCGCCGACCTGGCCCGTGCGCTGGACATGGACGCCGAGGTGGACTTCATCCGGGCGCGCAGCTATGCGGGCACCGCCAGCACGGGAGCGGTGGCCGTTTCCGAAACGGAGGGCCTGTCTCCAAGCGGCCGAACCATCCTACTGGTGGAGGATATTGTGGACACGGGGGCAACGTTGTCTGTCCTCCGGTCACGACTGGCGGCGGCGGGCGCGGAAACGGTGCGGGTCTGCGCGCTTCTGGACAAGCCCTCCCGCCGGACTACACCGGTTACCCTGGACTACGCGGGTTTCGTTGTGGAGGACCACTTTGTGGTGGGCTACGGGCTGGACTACGGGGAACGGTTCCGAACACTGCCGGCTCTGCATGTGCTCAAGGGACGGGATGGGGCGGAGTGTCCCCGGCCGGGCAGGGGAAAACCCCCTGAAGAAAAGACATGA
- a CDS encoding NAD-glutamate dehydrogenase, protein MTPESGGALTRAERALSLWMLLSAWTYAFGAVFFLAAGKHIPAVINHIAARLLPFLPLYPLPDAASEGAFWRVLSVSMMAMLAWACFTVRADTRGRAWLVPIVLVSKCCSTVCYLLMFATLPCLAYLVGVLTDGPIFLLTYALWFQARNADRFLDAREEAVLLAVGNELMPRGGAFPAGYADFAAESLADTRRMLAAQNTATLAMTRLALHAFNAAPVLLLFRPRTFLAMPPAERGPCLLRLESHPVSLVRSLVQMIKLYAMLPFFSQPEPARAVGHPAEDRT, encoded by the coding sequence ATGACACCTGAATCCGGGGGGGCGCTGACCCGCGCGGAGCGCGCCCTGAGCCTGTGGATGCTCCTCAGCGCGTGGACCTACGCGTTCGGCGCCGTGTTCTTTCTGGCTGCGGGAAAGCACATTCCCGCCGTGATCAACCACATCGCCGCAAGGCTGCTGCCCTTCCTGCCCCTTTACCCGCTGCCGGACGCCGCGTCCGAGGGGGCGTTCTGGCGGGTGCTCTCCGTCTCCATGATGGCCATGCTGGCGTGGGCCTGTTTTACGGTGCGCGCGGACACGCGCGGGAGGGCGTGGCTGGTTCCCATTGTCCTGGTGTCGAAGTGCTGCTCCACGGTTTGCTACCTCCTGATGTTCGCCACCCTGCCCTGTCTGGCATATCTGGTCGGCGTGCTGACCGACGGCCCCATCTTCCTGCTGACCTATGCCCTGTGGTTTCAGGCCAGGAACGCGGACCGGTTTCTGGACGCCAGGGAGGAGGCCGTGCTGCTGGCGGTGGGAAACGAGCTGATGCCGCGCGGGGGCGCCTTCCCCGCGGGCTATGCGGATTTCGCCGCGGAGTCCCTCGCGGACACGCGGCGGATGCTGGCGGCGCAGAACACGGCGACGCTGGCCATGACGCGGCTGGCGCTGCACGCCTTCAACGCCGCGCCGGTCCTCCTCCTGTTCCGCCCGCGCACCTTTCTGGCGATGCCCCCCGCGGAGCGCGGGCCCTGCCTGCTGCGCCTGGAGTCACATCCCGTCTCCCTGGTCCGTTCGCTGGTCCAGATGATCAAGCTCTACGCCATGCTGCCCTTCTTCAGCCAGCCCGAGCCCGCCCGGGCGGTCGGCCATCCCGCGGAGGACCGGACATGA